The Bacteroidales bacterium genome has a segment encoding these proteins:
- a CDS encoding 4a-hydroxytetrahydrobiopterin dehydratase gives MELKEKKCKPCEGGTLPLKSQDIKNYLKKLDTKWEVIDNTQIRQTYKFKNFREALDFANKVGEIAEEEQHHPDLHVYYGKVTIDLATHAIGGLSENDFIVASKIEDI, from the coding sequence ATGGAACTTAAAGAAAAGAAATGCAAACCCTGTGAAGGAGGCACACTGCCCTTAAAATCACAGGATATTAAAAATTACCTGAAAAAACTGGATACCAAATGGGAAGTAATTGACAATACCCAAATCCGGCAAACATATAAATTTAAAAATTTCAGGGAAGCGCTTGACTTTGCAAACAAAGTAGGGGAAATAGCAGAAGAAGAACAACATCATCCCGATCTGCATGTTTACTATGGCAAGGTGACCATTGACCTGGCGACCCATGCCATCGGGGGTTTATCGGAAAATGATTTTATTGTGGCATCAAAAATTGAAGACATTTAA